A genomic segment from Nitrospirota bacterium encodes:
- a CDS encoding MFS transporter yields the protein MNSRISDARNELNYGRRVLSWSFYDWADHAYITTTATTFFPPYYLTIAAPAFLRSSTGVIDEAARALARNTASSVFAFTVSCALFIAAILAPVIGAYADITDQRKRILIRITIAGAVLASSMFFLTAGMWIEALLLYFLTQVLVNVALGLNSSLLPHIAHPEDMNRVSSLGYAMGYVGGGLLLALNTAVFLLSGTFGMSADLAVRTAFLSVGIWWITFMLPLAINVPEPRIQSLNGTRSVTPLRGALVQIRNTFRDIRRYRELFKMLIAFWFYMEGVGAIILLATAYGAALGLDMPVLIGTLLMTQMVAFPYAMMYGRIPDASCRLRSAYLSMVLWTAATLPWVGLYARTKAALSVRNALGMLAADQIAGIIFTLCLGRFLFAGMTKRIDTKHAVLLGLLIYIIVPCWGYYLTTKAEFFMIGWLVGTVQGGTQALSRTIYARLSPPSKSGEFFGFYGFSEKFAGILGPLLYGAVGLITRSPRSSILSIAVFFIIGIILLWRVDMVKGEKVAVEEERAVQEAIGRRASPGDRSRQG from the coding sequence TTCCTAAGATCATCGACGGGGGTCATCGATGAGGCAGCTCGGGCCCTTGCACGGAATACCGCCTCCTCCGTGTTCGCATTCACTGTTTCCTGCGCCCTGTTCATTGCCGCCATTCTGGCGCCGGTCATCGGGGCCTACGCAGACATCACGGACCAGCGGAAGCGCATTCTTATCCGCATCACGATCGCCGGAGCCGTCCTTGCCTCTTCGATGTTTTTCCTTACCGCGGGCATGTGGATCGAAGCGCTGCTGCTCTATTTTCTTACGCAGGTCCTCGTCAATGTCGCCCTGGGGCTGAACAGCAGCCTTCTGCCGCACATTGCTCATCCCGAGGACATGAACCGCGTATCCAGCCTGGGTTATGCAATGGGCTATGTCGGGGGAGGACTCCTGCTGGCTCTCAATACCGCCGTGTTTCTTCTTTCCGGCACCTTCGGTATGAGCGCAGATCTCGCGGTACGGACCGCCTTTCTCTCTGTTGGGATCTGGTGGATCACTTTCATGCTGCCGCTCGCCATCAATGTCCCTGAGCCCAGGATACAGTCTCTGAACGGGACCAGGAGCGTAACACCGCTTCGGGGGGCCCTGGTCCAGATCAGAAATACCTTTCGCGATATCAGGAGGTACCGCGAGCTTTTCAAAATGCTCATTGCCTTCTGGTTCTATATGGAAGGTGTGGGGGCCATCATTCTGCTCGCGACGGCATATGGAGCGGCACTCGGCCTTGACATGCCGGTTCTGATCGGGACCCTGCTCATGACCCAGATGGTGGCATTCCCCTACGCGATGATGTACGGACGCATCCCGGACGCGTCGTGTAGACTGCGCAGCGCATACCTGTCCATGGTCCTCTGGACCGCGGCAACGCTCCCGTGGGTCGGTCTGTATGCACGGACAAAGGCCGCCCTGAGCGTCCGAAATGCCCTCGGCATGCTCGCAGCGGACCAGATCGCAGGAATCATCTTTACCCTGTGCCTGGGCCGCTTCCTTTTTGCTGGCATGACAAAGAGAATTGATACAAAACACGCGGTGCTTCTGGGGCTACTGATCTATATCATTGTTCCCTGCTGGGGCTACTACCTGACAACGAAAGCCGAGTTTTTCATGATCGGATGGCTCGTCGGAACGGTGCAGGGCGGCACGCAGGCCTTGAGCCGGACCATCTATGCCCGGCTTTCGCCTCCGTCCAAATCAGGGGAGTTCTTTGGTTTCTATGGATTCAGCGAGAAGTTCGCCGGCATTCTGGGTCCCCTGCTCTATGGTGCCGTGGGTCTCATCACCCGCAGTCCTCGCTCAAGCATTTTGTCAATCGCTGTTTTCTTCATTATCGGCATTATCCTTCTCTGGCGGGTCGATATGGTAAAGGGGGAGAAGGTCGCTGTCGAAGAAGAGCGGGCAGTTCAGGAAGCCATCGGACGACGCGCCTCCCCTGGAGACCGCTCCAGGCAGGGCTAA
- a CDS encoding DUF177 domain-containing protein, giving the protein MAIKINDIPPEGLTLELSQQLDLFDEGTASTAVTAALKIIPVGDGIIRLTGRVQARPELECSRCLKRFPYSIDAELNIEASPVAAMGAEPEHELTGGELETDFYQGDEIDPFEFVKEQLLISVPMVPLHDPGCKGLCPTCGTDLNAATCGCSDRGQEGFGPFAELKDLFKK; this is encoded by the coding sequence ATGGCGATCAAAATCAATGACATACCTCCGGAGGGGCTGACACTGGAGCTTTCTCAACAGCTCGATCTCTTCGATGAAGGTACAGCGTCCACTGCCGTCACGGCTGCATTGAAAATAATTCCGGTGGGAGACGGCATCATTCGGTTGACTGGCAGGGTGCAGGCCCGACCCGAGCTTGAGTGCAGCCGCTGTCTGAAGAGATTTCCCTATAGCATAGATGCGGAATTGAACATCGAAGCTTCCCCCGTCGCCGCCATGGGCGCGGAACCCGAGCACGAGCTGACCGGGGGGGAGCTCGAGACCGATTTCTATCAGGGCGATGAGATCGACCCCTTTGAGTTCGTCAAGGAACAGCTGCTCATCTCCGTTCCGATGGTTCCGCTGCACGATCCGGGCTGCAAAGGCCTCTGCCCGACCTGCGGAACGGACCTGAATGCCGCGACCTGCGGCTGCAGCGACCGCGGGCAGGAAGGCTTCGGGCCCTTTGCGGAATTGAAAGACTTATTTAAAAAATAG
- the rpmF gene encoding 50S ribosomal protein L32, protein MANPKHRHSKSRRDKRRTHKHLKAPNLAVCPQCQEVKKPHHACMSCGTYNGREVITVQQI, encoded by the coding sequence ATGGCAAACCCAAAACACAGACACTCCAAATCCCGCAGGGACAAGAGACGAACGCACAAACATCTCAAGGCGCCGAATCTCGCGGTCTGCCCGCAGTGCCAGGAGGTCAAGAAGCCGCATCACGCCTGCATGTCCTGCGGCACCTATAATGGCCGCGAGGTCATCACGGTCCAGCAGATATAG